From a single Camarhynchus parvulus chromosome 6, STF_HiC, whole genome shotgun sequence genomic region:
- the ZDHHC16 gene encoding palmitoyltransferase ZDHHC16 isoform X1 produces MLRGLCPLLRAKRHPATAAPQPPGVRAQLLQLGILVSSGSCTAGISASGRGNPSRGTARQQGGLPTPSSCPPRRGVAGMRSRQRMFAAVMRLLLKCLRLGRRRRFRLLRQVEQLWHYGHLCLRSLLYNSFTNGDVVLDSLFEPVYWLVDHVTRWFGVVFVALVIGLTSSIVAIVYICLLPLILQTYTPAWICWHLAYGHWNLIMIVFHYYMAITTSPGHPPQAKNDLTGVSICRKCIAPKPARTHHCSICNRCVLKMDHHCPWLNNCVGHYNHRYFFSFCLFMTMGCIYCSISGWDMFRDAYAAIERMKLLEKERLQVAANQTYYQTPPPTFTFRQRAFHKSVVYLWVLCSSVALALGALTLWHAALITRGETSIERHINRKERQRLQKKGKVSIAHGTGAGWGRARRDVPLPVLQVFRNPYSYGSWDNWKVFLGVDVPRHWLTRVLLPSPHLPHGTGLSWDLPPCVTEQRAPLLAI; encoded by the exons ATGCTGAGGGGCCTGTGCCCCCTGCTCCGTGCAAAGAGACATCCCGCGACAGCGGCCCCGCAGCCTCCAGGAGTCCGCgctcagcttctccagctcGGCATCCTCGtcagctcagggagctgcactGCCGGCATCAGCGCGTCAGGGAGGGGAAACCCTTCCCGAGGGACAGCCAGGCAGCAGGGTGGCCTGCCCacacccagctcctgtccccccAGGCGTGGTGTGGCAGGGATGAGGAGCCGGCAGCGGATGTTTGCCGCCGTGATGCGCCTGCTCCTCAAGTGCCTGCGGctggggcggcggcggcgcttcAGGCTGCTGCGGCAggtggagcagctgtggcactACGGGCACCTCTGCCTCCGCTCCCTGCTCTACAACTCCTTCACCAACGGCGATGTGGTGCTTGACTCTCTCTTCGAGCCGGTCTACTGGCTGGTGGACCATGTCACCCGATGGTTTGGTGTG GTGTTTGTGGCACTGGTGATCGGGCTGACGAGCTCTATTGTGGCCATTGTGTACATCTGCCTGCTGCCCCTCATCCTGCAGACCTACACACCTGCCTGGATATGCTGGCACCTCGCCTACGGACACTGGAACCTCATCATGATTGTCTTCCACTACTACATGGCTATCACCACTTCACCTGGGCACCCACCACAG GCCAAGAACGACCTCACTGGTGTGTCGATCTGCAGGAAATGCATTGCCCCTAAGCCAGCTCGCACCCATCACTGCAGCATCTGCAACAG GTGTGTGCTGAAGATGGACCATCACTGCC CCTGGCTAAACAACTGTGTGGGACACTACAACCACCGCTacttcttctctttctgcttgttCATGACCATGGGCTGCATTTACTGCAGCATCAGCGGCTGGGACATGTTCCGGGATGCCTACGCAGCCATTGAG AGAATGAAACTGCTTGAGAAGGAGAGACTGCAGGTGGCTGCCAACCAG ACATACTACCAGACCCCACCACCCACCTTCACCTTCCGCCAGAGAGCTTTCCACAAGAGCGTGGTCTACCTCTGGGTCCTGTGCAG CTCGGTGGCACTGGCCCTGGGTGCCCTGACGCTGTGGCACGCTGCCCTCATTACTCGCGGGGAAACGAGCATCGAACGGCACATCAACagaaaggagaggcagagactgcagaAGAAAGGCAAGGTGAGCATAGCCCACGGCACgggggctggctggggcagagccagacGTGATGTgcctctccctgtcctgcaggtCTTCAGGAACCCCTACAGTTACGGCAGCTGGGATAACTGGAAGGTGTTCCTGGGTGTCGATGTGCCAAG GCACTGGCTCACCCgtgtcctgctgccctctcctcaCCTGCCCCACGGGACAGGCCTGAGCTGGGACCTGCCTCCATGTGTGACGGAGCAACGCGCGCCACTCCTGGCAATCTGA
- the UBTD1 gene encoding ubiquitin domain-containing protein 1 has protein sequence MGGCVGRQRRERPAAGGNTRKRAGRNEPLKKECPKWKSDYPMTDGQLRSKRDEFWDTAPAFEGRKEIWDALKAAAYAVEANDHSLAQAILDGASITLPHGSLTECYDELGNRYQLPVYCLAPPVNLILERSEEEAVEPAEPPPHARREFTLKVRLSTGKDLRLSASMSDTIGQLKKQLQAQEGIDLAWQRWFFSGKLLTDRTRLQETKIQKDFVVQVIVNQPLPPRN, from the exons ATGGGCGGCTGCGTggggcggcagcgccgggagcggcCCGCCGCCGGCGGCAACACCCGCAAGCGAGCAG GCCGCAATGAGCCCCTGAAGAAGGAGTGTCCCAAGTGGAAGAGTGACTACCCCATGACAGACGGGCAGCTGCGCAGCAAGCGGGACGAGTTTTGGGACACAGCACCAGCCTTTGAAGGCCGCAAGGAGATCTGGGATGCCCTGAAGGCAGCTGCTTATGCTGTAGAAGCCAATGACCACAGTCTGGCCCAGGCCATCCTCGATGGAGCCAGCATCACCCTGCCCCATG ggtctCTGACGGAGTGCTATGATGAGCTGGGCAACCGGTACCAGCTGCCCGTCTACTGCCTGGCACCCCCGGTCAACCTGATCCTGGAGCGGAGCGAGGAGGAGGCGGTGGAGCCGGCCGAGCCGCCGCCCCACGCCCGGCGGGAGTTCACCCTCAAGGTGCGCCTCTCCACCGGCAAGGACCTGCGCCTCAGCGCCAGCATGAGCGACACCATCGGGCAGCtgaagaagcagctgcaggcacaggagggcaTTGACCTGGCCTGGCAGCGCTGGTTCTTCTCAGGCAAGCTGCTCACCGACCGCACGCGACTGCAGGAGACCAAGATCCAGAAGGATTTTGTTGTGCAAGTGATTGTCAACCAGCCCCTTCCACCCAGGAACTGA
- the ANKRD2 gene encoding LOW QUALITY PROTEIN: ankyrin repeat domain-containing protein 2 (The sequence of the model RefSeq protein was modified relative to this genomic sequence to represent the inferred CDS: deleted 2 bases in 2 codons): protein MAKLPQSRGAATAVGALGLWDRGASSIKPHGQQSRRQHREPGLGTPARGSKKKRTHPAQDCALQAAMELDVERAKELIEQKLAEEEKEEKLKGDGPREPPAVERMNTPELEEEKRRGPRNWGLEAIKGQEKVRRSSVDLRREIIDVGSIQRLIELRKQRRQRRAERAATPEPTPSPEPLEIDGPVEPETFLRAAVQGKMHIIEKFLADGGSPDTCDEFHRTALHRSSLEGHMEILQKLLDTGATVDFRDRLDCTAVHWACRGGHLDAVKLLQDRGADLNVKDKLLSTPLHVATRTGHLDIVEHLIHCGVDINAPDREGDTALHDATRLSRYKIIKTLILHGADMMAKNEAGKTPTDLVQQWQVDTRQALETKEQPQGEMEVPA from the exons ATGGCAAAGCTGCCCCAGTCAcgtggagcagccacagctgttgGTGCCCTtgggctgtgggacagagggGCCAGCAGCATAAAGCCCCACGGCCAGCAAAGCCGCCGGCAGCACCGGGAGCCAGGACTGGGAACT CCTGCCCGTGGTAGCAAGAAGAAGAGGACACATCCTGCACAGGACTGTGCACTGCAGGCAGCCATGGAGCTGGATGTGGAACGGGCCAAGGAGCTCATCGAGCAGaagctggcagaggaggagaaggaggag AAACTGAAAGGGGATGGACCACGGGAGCCGCCGGCCGTGGAGCGGATGAACACAcctgagctggaggaggagaaacgCCGTGGGCCCAGGAACTGGGGCCTTGAGGCCATCAAG GGCCAGGAGAAGGTGCGGAGGAGTTCAGTGGATCTGAGGCGGGAGATCATCGACGTGGGGAGCATCCAACGGCTCATCGAGCTCCGCAAgcagcgccggcagcgccgGGCAGAGCGGGCAGCCACCCCTGAGCCCACTCCATCACCTGAGCCCCTGGAGATT GATGGTCCTGTGGAGCCAGAGACCTTCCTGCGAGCTGCTGTCCAGGGCAAGATGCACATCATTGAGAAGTTTCTGGCAGATGGAGGTTCCCCCGACACTTGTGATGAG TTCCACCGCACAGCCCTGCACCGCTCCTCGCTGGAGGGACACATGGAAATCCTGCAGAAactgctggacactggggcCACTGTTGACTTCAGGGACCGG CTGGACTGCACGGCCGTGCACTGGGCCTGCCGGGGTGGGCACCTGGATGCTGTCAAGCTGCTGCAGGACCGTGGGGCAGACCTCAATGTGAAGGACAag CTGCTCAGCACACCCCTTCACGTGGCCACCCGAACCGGACACCTTGACATCGTGGAGCATCTCATCCACTGCGGGGTGGATATCAATGCCCCAGACAGG GAGGGTGACACAGCGCTGCATGATGCCACACGGCTCAGTCGCTACAAGATCATCAAAACGCTGATCCTGCACGGGGCTGACATGATGGCCAAGAATGAG GCTGGCAAGACCCCGACAGACCTGGTGCAGCAGTGGCAGGTGGACACACGCCAGGCGCTGGAGACCAAG GAGCAGCCGCAGGGGGAGATGGAGGTTCCTGCATGA
- the MORN4 gene encoding MORN repeat-containing protein 4, whose amino-acid sequence MTLTKGSFTYSNGEEYRGEWKEGRRHGIGQLTFADGTAYVGHFENGLFHGCGVLTFSDGSRYEGEFVQGKFNGVGVFTRCDNMTFEGEFKGGRVYGFGLLTFPDGSHGVPRNEGFFENNKLLRREKCTAIIQRAQGASKSAHSLTA is encoded by the exons ATGACCCTCACCAAAGGCTCCTTCACCTACTCCAACGGGGAGGAGTACCGCGGCGAGTGGAAAGAAG GTCGCAGGCACGGCATCGGGCAGCTGACGTTTGCTGATGGCACTGCCTATGTGGGGCACTTTGAGAACGGGCTCTTCCACGGCTGCGGCGTGCTCACCTTCTCCGACGGCTCCAG GTACGAGGGGGAGTTTGTGCAGGGCAAGTTCAATGGCGTTGGAGTCTTCACCCGCTGTGACAACATGACCTTCGAGGGCGAGTTCAAAGGCGGGCGCGTGTACGGCTTCG gtcTCCTGACCTTCCCTGATGGCTCGCATGGCGTGCCCCGCAATGAGGGATTCTTTGAGAACAACAAGCTGCTGCGGCGGGAGAAGTGCACGGCCATCATCCAGAGGGCCCAGGGTGCCTCCAAGTCTGCCCACAGCCTGACAGCGTGA
- the MMS19 gene encoding MMS19 nucleotide excision repair protein homolog, producing MAAAGAGAEALAASVRDFVSGQQDGRAAEVAAGVKDGRWTVLQLVEALGFCLENTDPRMRGRGIQLLSQVLLQCYSLLQEKEVLHLVLFYESRLQDNHLVIPSVLQGLRALSMCEVLSPGLAVSVLKAIFQEVHVQSLLQLDRHTVYSIITNFMSTREEELKGLGANFTFGFIQVMDGEKDPRNLLVAFQIVHDLIAKDYALGPFVEELFEVTSCYFPVDFTPPPNDPHGIQREDLILSLRAVLASTTQFAEFLLPLLIEKLDSELQSAKLDSLQTLTACCAIYGQKELQEFLPSLWSSLRREVFQTASEKIETECLTALRALSACLSRSVLSSDSEDLLDSFLSSILQDCRHHLCEPDMKLVWPSAKLLQAAAGASLRTYHRISHSVLPLLLEQYTKHTQSSQRRTILEMLLGFLELQQKWGHVEEDESPLLSHQAPVCSVVFSALLDPSVQLQLVGIKALTVLGSLQGFLSSSNLELVVDHLIRLALHEEDSQSSEAAMEAAGSLAPTYPKVFSGHMVPRLEEELQSEREESHHKRHSLQQRCLQALAAVSTHTSIMKETVPILLQHLQKVQKGTEAKNTQDVISVCQSLHHVALQCQQDAEGCWYFHQTVVPCLLAMAVQAAMPESTHTLPGKALLEEEVLAAMIPVISAATTHLSPELAAQSVSHVVPLFLDGDVSFLPQNSFPCSFQPFGDGEHLEAQRRLVALLMAFVCSLPRDVAIPQQEWLLRELLALSCSCNCPFTATTAAKCFAGLVNKHPAGQQLDEILQLAVNRMEPSLAEGPRRTQALTLLLWVTKALVLRYHPLSSCLTDKLLGLLGDMELGPATADGFSLLMAESPDVLHKGCHADVRIMFRQRFFTDNVPKLVRGFHGAGPDVKANYLKGLSHVLNHLPKPVLVTELPTLLSLLLEALSCSDRVVQLSTLSCLHPLLLEAPQIMSLHVDTLVTKFLNLTSSPTMAVRIAALRCAHALTSLPTTVLLPYKGRVIRALAKPLDDKKRLVRKEAVAARGEWFLLGSPGR from the exons AtggcggcggccggggccggggcggagGCTCTCGCTGCCTCCGTCCGGGACTTCGTGTCCGGGCAGCAGGACGGCCGTGCCGCGGAGGTGGCGGCAG GGGTGAAGGATGGAAGGTGGACAGTGCTGCAGCTTGTGGAAGCCCTGGG GTTTTGCCTGGAGAACACAGATCCTCGGATGCGAGGGCGAGGCATCCAGCTGTTGTCACAAGTCCTGCTCCAGTGTtactccctgctccaggagaagGAAG TGCTGCATCTGGTCCTGTTCTATGAGAGCCGGCTGCAAGACAATCACCTGGTGATTCCCTCGGTGCTCCAGGGACTCCGGGCACTG agcatGTGTGaggtgctgtccccagggctaGCAGTGTCTGTGCTCAAAGCCATCTTCCAGGAGGTACATGTGCAG TCCTTGCTGCAGCTGGACCGCCACACAGTCTACAGCATCATCACCAACTTCATGAGCACCAGGGAGGAAG agctgaaaggCCTGGGTGCCAACTTCACCTTCGGCTTCATCCAGGTCATGGATGGGGAGAAGGATCCCCGCAATCTGCTGGTGGCCTTCCAGATTGTGCATGATCTCATTGCCAAGGACTATGCCCTGG GTCCCTTTGTGGAGGAGCTGTTTGAAGTTACATCCTGCTACTTCCCTGTTGATTTTACTCCA ccccccaaTGATCCTCATGGCATCCAGAGGGAAGACCTGATCCTGAGCCTCCGGGCTGTACTGGCCTCCACAACCCAGTTTGCTGAG ttccttctccctctgcttaTTGAGAAGTTGGACTCAGAGCTGCAAAGTGCCAAGCTTGACTCGCTGCAGACTCTG ACTGCCTGCTGTGCCATCTAtgggcagaaggagctgcaggaattccttcccagcctctggTCATCCCTGCGCAGAGAG GTGTTCCAGACAGCGAGCGAGAAGATTGAGACGGAATGCCTGACTGCACTGCGTGctctctctgcctgcctctCCCGCTCCGTGCTCAGCTCTGATTCTGAGGATCTGCTGGAttccttcctcagcagcatcctgcaAG ATTGCAGGCACCATCTGTGCGAGCCCGACATGAAGCTGGTGTGGCCCAGTGCCAaactcctgcaggcagcagcggGTGCCTCCCTCCGCACCTACCACCGCATCAGCCACAGcgtcctgcccctgctgctggagcagtaCACCAAGCACACGCAG agcagccagaggaggaCAATCCTGGAAATGCTACTAGGCTTCCTGGAGTTGCAGCAGAAATGGGGACATGTGGAAGAAG ATGAGAGCCCTCTGCTGTCGCACCAAGCCCCGGTTTGTTCTGTGGTGTTCTCGGCGCTGCTGGATCCCAGCGTGCAGCTGCAGCTTGTTGGGATCAAGGCACTGACTGTCCTGGGCTCCCTGCAAG GCTTCCTGTCTTCCTCTAATCTGGAGCTGGTTGTGGATCACCTCATCCGTCTTGCTCTGCATGAGGAggattcccagagcag TGAAGCAGCAATGGAGGCAGCTGGGTCCCTGGCCCCCACCTACCCAAAGGTTTTCTCTGGACACATGGTACCCAGGCTTGAAGAGGAGCTGCAGTCAG AGCGGGAGGAGAGCCACCACAAGCGCCACTCCTTGCAGCAGCGCTGCCTGCAGGCCCTGGCAGCTGTGTCCACCCACACCAGCATCATGAAGGAGACTGTCCCTATCCTGCTACAGCATCTCCAGAAGGTGCAGAAAG GAACTGAGGCCAAGAACACCCAAGACGTGATCTCTGTGTGCCAGAGCCTGCACCATGTGGCcctccagtgccagcaggatGCTGAGGGCTGCTGGTACTTCCACCAGACAGTGGTGCCATGCCTGCTGGCCatggctgtgcaggcagcaaTGCCAG AGAGCACCCATACACTGCCAGGCAAGGCACTGCTGGAGGAAGAGGTGCTGGCTGCCATGATTCCAGTCATCAGTGCTGCCACCACTCACCTGAGCCCTGA GCTGGCTGCCCAGAGTGTGTCTCATGTGGTGCCCCTCTTTCTGGATGGAGACGTCTCCTTCCTACCACAAAACagttttccctgctccttccagccttTCGGG GATGGGGAGCACTTGGAGGCACAGAGACGCCTGGTTGCCCTCCTCATGGCCTTCGTCTGCTCCTTGCCCCGTGAT GTGGCAATCCCTCAGCAGGAATGGTTGCTCCGGGAGCTGCTGGCATTGAGCTGTTCCTGCAACTGTCCCTTCACGGCCACCACAGCTGCCAAGTGCTTTGCAGGGCTGGTGAACAAGCACCCAGCAG ggcagcagctggatgaAATCCTGCAGCTTGCAGTGAACAGGATGGAGCCCAGCCTTGCAGAGGGGCCCCGCCGAACGCAGGCActcaccctgctgctctgg GTGACAAAAGCCCTGGTGCTGCGCTACCACCCCCTGAGCTCTTGCCTGACAGACAAG CTTCTGGGCCTGCTGGGTGACATGGAGCTGGGCCCTGCCACAGCCGATGGCTTCTCCTTGCTCATGGCCGAGTCCCCGGACGTGCTGCACAAGGGCTGCCATGCTGACGTGCGCATCATGTTCCGCCAGCGCTTCTTCACTGACAACGTCCCCAAGCTGGTGCGAGGCTTCCATGGGGCTGGCCCTG ATGTGAAGGCCAATTACCTAAAGGGCCTGTCCCATGTGCTCAATCACCTCCCCAAACCTGTGCTGGTGACAGAGCTGCCCACG ctgctttccctcctgcttGAGGCTTTGTCCTGCTCAGATCGTGTAGTACAGCTCTCCACACTGAGCTGCCTCCACCCACTGCTGCTCGAAGCTCCCCAAATCATGAGCCTGCATGTCGACACACTGGTCACCAAGTTCCTCAACCtcacctccagccccaccatG GCTGTCCGCATCGCCGCCCTGCGCTGTGCCCACGCCCTTACCAGTCTACCCACAACAGTG CTGCTCCCATACAAGGGCCGAGTTATCCGGGCACTGGCCAAGCCTTTGGATGACAAGAAGAGGCTGGTGCGGAAGGAAGCAGTGGCAGCACGTGGAGAATG gttcCTGCTCGGGAGCCCAGGCAGGTGA
- the ZDHHC16 gene encoding palmitoyltransferase ZDHHC16 isoform X2: protein MLRGLCPLLRAKRHPATAAPQPPGVRAQLLQLGILVSSGSCTAGISASGRGNPSRGTARQQGGLPTPSSCPPRRGVAGMRSRQRMFAAVMRLLLKCLRLGRRRRFRLLRQVEQLWHYGHLCLRSLLYNSFTNGDVVLDSLFEPVYWLVDHVTRWFGVVFVALVIGLTSSIVAIVYICLLPLILQTYTPAWICWHLAYGHWNLIMIVFHYYMAITTSPGHPPQAKNDLTGVSICRKCIAPKPARTHHCSICNRCVLKMDHHCPWLNNCVGHYNHRYFFSFCLFMTMGCIYCSISGWDMFRDAYAAIERMKLLEKERLQVAANQTYYQTPPPTFTFRQRAFHKSVVYLWVLCSSVALALGALTLWHAALITRGETSIERHINRKERQRLQKKGKVFRNPYSYGSWDNWKVFLGVDVPRHWLTRVLLPSPHLPHGTGLSWDLPPCVTEQRAPLLAI from the exons ATGCTGAGGGGCCTGTGCCCCCTGCTCCGTGCAAAGAGACATCCCGCGACAGCGGCCCCGCAGCCTCCAGGAGTCCGCgctcagcttctccagctcGGCATCCTCGtcagctcagggagctgcactGCCGGCATCAGCGCGTCAGGGAGGGGAAACCCTTCCCGAGGGACAGCCAGGCAGCAGGGTGGCCTGCCCacacccagctcctgtccccccAGGCGTGGTGTGGCAGGGATGAGGAGCCGGCAGCGGATGTTTGCCGCCGTGATGCGCCTGCTCCTCAAGTGCCTGCGGctggggcggcggcggcgcttcAGGCTGCTGCGGCAggtggagcagctgtggcactACGGGCACCTCTGCCTCCGCTCCCTGCTCTACAACTCCTTCACCAACGGCGATGTGGTGCTTGACTCTCTCTTCGAGCCGGTCTACTGGCTGGTGGACCATGTCACCCGATGGTTTGGTGTG GTGTTTGTGGCACTGGTGATCGGGCTGACGAGCTCTATTGTGGCCATTGTGTACATCTGCCTGCTGCCCCTCATCCTGCAGACCTACACACCTGCCTGGATATGCTGGCACCTCGCCTACGGACACTGGAACCTCATCATGATTGTCTTCCACTACTACATGGCTATCACCACTTCACCTGGGCACCCACCACAG GCCAAGAACGACCTCACTGGTGTGTCGATCTGCAGGAAATGCATTGCCCCTAAGCCAGCTCGCACCCATCACTGCAGCATCTGCAACAG GTGTGTGCTGAAGATGGACCATCACTGCC CCTGGCTAAACAACTGTGTGGGACACTACAACCACCGCTacttcttctctttctgcttgttCATGACCATGGGCTGCATTTACTGCAGCATCAGCGGCTGGGACATGTTCCGGGATGCCTACGCAGCCATTGAG AGAATGAAACTGCTTGAGAAGGAGAGACTGCAGGTGGCTGCCAACCAG ACATACTACCAGACCCCACCACCCACCTTCACCTTCCGCCAGAGAGCTTTCCACAAGAGCGTGGTCTACCTCTGGGTCCTGTGCAG CTCGGTGGCACTGGCCCTGGGTGCCCTGACGCTGTGGCACGCTGCCCTCATTACTCGCGGGGAAACGAGCATCGAACGGCACATCAACagaaaggagaggcagagactgcagaAGAAAGGCAAG gtCTTCAGGAACCCCTACAGTTACGGCAGCTGGGATAACTGGAAGGTGTTCCTGGGTGTCGATGTGCCAAG GCACTGGCTCACCCgtgtcctgctgccctctcctcaCCTGCCCCACGGGACAGGCCTGAGCTGGGACCTGCCTCCATGTGTGACGGAGCAACGCGCGCCACTCCTGGCAATCTGA
- the HOGA1 gene encoding 4-hydroxy-2-oxoglutarate aldolase, mitochondrial has translation MALSTRLAASLRPALAALRRAAPRHCRGLSTPQGSELSFNLGGIFPPLATPFSPTQEVDYGQLEGNLRRYARIPFRGLVALGSNGEYPYLASRERVEVVSCVRRALPRDRLLLAGSGCESTQATIELTVSMAEAGADVALVVTPCYYRGAMTTAALIHHYTEVGDASPIPVVLYSVPANTGLDLPMEAVITLAQHPNIIGIKDSGGDITRMGLMVHKTRQEDFQVLAGSAGFLLASYTVGASGGVCALANVLGDPLCQLDHLCRTGQWQEARDLQHRLIEPNTAVTRRFGIPGLKKAMEWFGYYGGPCRAPLAPLSPAQVEELRSTFSANGWL, from the exons atgGCACTCAGCACCCGCCTGGCCGCCTCCCTCCGGCCCGCCCTGGCAGCTCTGCGCCGGGCAGCCCCCAGGCACTGCCGGGGGCTCAGCACCCCGCAGGGATCAGAGCTCTCATTCAATCTCGGGGGCATCTTCCCACCGCTCGCCACCCCTTTCTCGCCCACACAGGAGGTGGACTATGGCCAGCTGGAGGGGAACCTGCGCCGCTACGCCCGCATCCCCTTCCGAG ggctggtggcactgggctcCAACGGGGAGTATCCGTACCTGGCATCCCGTGAGAGGGTGGAGGTGGTGAGCTGCGTGCGCCGGGCTCTGCCCAGGGACCGcttgctgctggctggctcGGGCTGTGAAT ccacccAGGCCACCATCGAGCTGACAGTCAGCATGGCAGAGGCGGGGGCTGACGTGGCGCTGGTAGTGACACCCTGCTATTACCGGGGGGCCATGACCACTGCTGCCCTGATCCATCACTACACAGAG GTTGGCGATGCATCCCCCATCCCTGTGGTGCTGTACAGTGTCCCTGCCAACACCGGCCTGGACCTGCCCATGGAGGCTGTCATCACCCTGGCTCAGCACCCCAACATCATTGGGATCAAGGACAGCGGTGGGGAC ATCACCCGCATGGGGCTGATGGTCCACAAGACAAGGCAGGAGGATTTCCAGGTGCTGGCAGGATCAGCTGGCTTCCTGCTGGCAAGCTACACTGTGG GTGCCTCTGGGGGTGTGTGTGCCCTCGCCAATGTTCTGGGTGACCCATTGTGTCAGCTGGACCACCTGTGCCGCACGGGGCAGTGGCAGGAGGCCCGTGACCTGCAGCACCGCCTCATCGAGCCCAACACAGCG GTCACCCGCCGGTTTGGGATCCCGGGGCTGAAGAAggccatggaatggtttggctaCTATGGAGGTCCCTGCCGTGCCCCCCTGGCccctctgagccctgcccaggttGAAGAGCTGAGGAGCACCTTCAGTGCCAATGGCTGGTTGTGA
- the ZDHHC16 gene encoding palmitoyltransferase ZDHHC16 isoform X3, with protein MLRGLCPLLRAKRHPATAAPQPPGVRAQLLQLGILVSSGSCTAGISASGRGNPSRGTARQQGGLPTPSSCPPRRGVAGMRSRQRMFAAVMRLLLKCLRLGRRRRFRLLRQVEQLWHYGHLCLRSLLYNSFTNGDVVLDSLFEPVYWLVDHVTRWFGVVFVALVIGLTSSIVAIVYICLLPLILQTYTPAWICWHLAYGHWNLIMIVFHYYMAITTSPGHPPQAKNDLTGVSICRKCIAPKPARTHHCSICNRCVLKMDHHCPWLNNCVGHYNHRYFFSFCLFMTMGCIYCSISGWDMFRDAYAAIETYYQTPPPTFTFRQRAFHKSVVYLWVLCSSVALALGALTLWHAALITRGETSIERHINRKERQRLQKKGKVFRNPYSYGSWDNWKVFLGVDVPRHWLTRVLLPSPHLPHGTGLSWDLPPCVTEQRAPLLAI; from the exons ATGCTGAGGGGCCTGTGCCCCCTGCTCCGTGCAAAGAGACATCCCGCGACAGCGGCCCCGCAGCCTCCAGGAGTCCGCgctcagcttctccagctcGGCATCCTCGtcagctcagggagctgcactGCCGGCATCAGCGCGTCAGGGAGGGGAAACCCTTCCCGAGGGACAGCCAGGCAGCAGGGTGGCCTGCCCacacccagctcctgtccccccAGGCGTGGTGTGGCAGGGATGAGGAGCCGGCAGCGGATGTTTGCCGCCGTGATGCGCCTGCTCCTCAAGTGCCTGCGGctggggcggcggcggcgcttcAGGCTGCTGCGGCAggtggagcagctgtggcactACGGGCACCTCTGCCTCCGCTCCCTGCTCTACAACTCCTTCACCAACGGCGATGTGGTGCTTGACTCTCTCTTCGAGCCGGTCTACTGGCTGGTGGACCATGTCACCCGATGGTTTGGTGTG GTGTTTGTGGCACTGGTGATCGGGCTGACGAGCTCTATTGTGGCCATTGTGTACATCTGCCTGCTGCCCCTCATCCTGCAGACCTACACACCTGCCTGGATATGCTGGCACCTCGCCTACGGACACTGGAACCTCATCATGATTGTCTTCCACTACTACATGGCTATCACCACTTCACCTGGGCACCCACCACAG GCCAAGAACGACCTCACTGGTGTGTCGATCTGCAGGAAATGCATTGCCCCTAAGCCAGCTCGCACCCATCACTGCAGCATCTGCAACAG GTGTGTGCTGAAGATGGACCATCACTGCC CCTGGCTAAACAACTGTGTGGGACACTACAACCACCGCTacttcttctctttctgcttgttCATGACCATGGGCTGCATTTACTGCAGCATCAGCGGCTGGGACATGTTCCGGGATGCCTACGCAGCCATTGAG ACATACTACCAGACCCCACCACCCACCTTCACCTTCCGCCAGAGAGCTTTCCACAAGAGCGTGGTCTACCTCTGGGTCCTGTGCAG CTCGGTGGCACTGGCCCTGGGTGCCCTGACGCTGTGGCACGCTGCCCTCATTACTCGCGGGGAAACGAGCATCGAACGGCACATCAACagaaaggagaggcagagactgcagaAGAAAGGCAAG gtCTTCAGGAACCCCTACAGTTACGGCAGCTGGGATAACTGGAAGGTGTTCCTGGGTGTCGATGTGCCAAG GCACTGGCTCACCCgtgtcctgctgccctctcctcaCCTGCCCCACGGGACAGGCCTGAGCTGGGACCTGCCTCCATGTGTGACGGAGCAACGCGCGCCACTCCTGGCAATCTGA